A window of the Microvirga terrae genome harbors these coding sequences:
- a CDS encoding ABC transporter ATP-binding protein, whose translation MTSPLLEVRGLRTVFHDLAGAWPAVDGVDLVVQPGEIVGLVGESGSGKSVTGFSLVQLIDAPGEIVSGDILFKGEDLRQASEERLRGLRGDRIAMIFQDPLMTLNPVLTIGEQMCEAIQEHRPCGTHEALEEASRTLSRVGISSPETRLKQYPHEFSGGMRQRVAIATALLNRPDLIIADEPTTALDVTIQSQILFEVQKLSQETGTAILWITHDLAVVAELADRVAVMYAGRIVETGTVDDVLDRPRHPYTLGLLGSSAAMVAPGERLRQINGAAPSIDARPSGCPFRPRCERAMPVCAQIDPPSRVMSNGQSYRCHNPVPEGVAP comes from the coding sequence ATGACCTCCCCGTTGCTCGAAGTGCGTGGACTGAGAACCGTCTTCCACGATCTCGCCGGTGCATGGCCGGCCGTCGACGGCGTCGATCTCGTGGTGCAGCCCGGCGAGATCGTGGGGCTCGTGGGCGAGTCCGGCTCCGGGAAGTCGGTGACCGGGTTCTCCCTGGTCCAATTGATCGACGCTCCCGGCGAGATTGTTTCCGGCGACATCCTGTTCAAGGGAGAGGATTTACGCCAGGCGTCCGAAGAACGCCTGCGCGGTCTGCGGGGCGACCGCATCGCGATGATCTTTCAGGATCCGCTGATGACCCTTAACCCGGTCCTCACCATCGGCGAGCAGATGTGCGAGGCGATCCAGGAGCACCGCCCCTGCGGCACGCACGAGGCCTTGGAAGAGGCGTCCCGGACCTTGTCCCGGGTAGGCATTTCCTCTCCCGAGACGCGATTGAAACAGTATCCGCACGAGTTCTCCGGCGGCATGCGCCAGCGCGTGGCGATTGCCACCGCCCTTCTGAACAGGCCCGACCTGATCATCGCCGATGAGCCGACGACGGCGCTGGACGTCACGATTCAGAGCCAGATCCTGTTCGAAGTTCAGAAGCTCAGCCAGGAGACCGGCACGGCGATCCTGTGGATCACGCACGATCTTGCCGTCGTCGCCGAGCTCGCCGACCGGGTTGCCGTCATGTATGCCGGGCGGATCGTCGAGACGGGAACCGTTGACGACGTTCTTGATCGCCCCCGCCACCCCTACACGCTTGGCCTCCTCGGCTCCTCGGCCGCGATGGTCGCCCCCGGCGAGCGCCTGAGGCAGATCAACGGCGCTGCGCCCAGCATCGACGCGCGCCCGAGCGGATGCCCGTTCCGGCCGCGATGCGAGCGCGCCATGCCCGTCTGCGCGCAGATCGATCCTCCGTCGCGGGTCATGAGCAACGGGCAGAGCTATCGCTGCCACAATCCCGTGCCCGAAGGCGTTGCCCCATGA
- a CDS encoding ABC transporter ATP-binding protein, giving the protein MTEPFFELRGLRKYFRGKATIAQRILAATGSVPPPPVLKAVDGVDLSVKRGEVLGLVGESGCGKSTLARAATGITKPTAGDIIYEGRRVAELRGKDRLDYLLKVQMVFQDPYASLNPRMQVRTIVGEALRVHGLLPKSDIDAAVDKALTEVGLDAAYRNRYPHQFSGGQRQRIGIARALAVKPGFLVCDEPVSALDVSIQAQVINLFMDIREKHGLTYLFVSHDLGVVRHISDRVAVMYLGRIVEIGPASAIFAEPAHPYSAALIAASPSTAQRKRVFQPLKGELPSPLAPPGGCPFHPRCEHAMAICRDVRPALKEIAPGRSAACHLHNLDNT; this is encoded by the coding sequence ATGACCGAGCCCTTCTTCGAGCTGCGCGGCCTCAGGAAGTACTTTCGCGGCAAGGCGACCATCGCCCAGCGCATCCTGGCTGCAACCGGAAGCGTCCCGCCACCTCCCGTGCTGAAAGCGGTCGATGGTGTCGATCTCAGCGTCAAGCGGGGCGAGGTGCTTGGCCTCGTCGGCGAATCCGGCTGCGGGAAGTCCACGCTGGCGCGGGCCGCGACCGGGATCACAAAACCCACCGCCGGAGACATCATTTACGAAGGACGGCGCGTCGCCGAACTGCGCGGCAAGGACCGGCTGGATTATCTGCTCAAGGTCCAGATGGTGTTTCAGGACCCCTATGCATCGCTCAATCCGCGAATGCAGGTGCGCACCATCGTCGGAGAGGCCTTGCGGGTTCACGGCCTTTTGCCGAAGAGCGATATCGACGCCGCCGTCGACAAGGCTTTGACCGAAGTCGGCCTCGATGCCGCTTATCGCAACCGTTATCCGCATCAGTTCTCCGGCGGACAGCGCCAGCGTATCGGCATTGCCCGCGCGCTCGCAGTGAAGCCTGGGTTCCTGGTCTGCGACGAACCGGTTTCTGCGCTGGACGTTTCGATCCAGGCCCAGGTCATCAACCTGTTCATGGACATTCGCGAGAAGCATGGCCTGACTTATCTGTTCGTCAGCCACGATCTCGGAGTCGTCCGGCATATCAGCGACCGCGTCGCGGTCATGTATCTCGGGCGCATCGTCGAGATCGGGCCGGCCTCAGCCATCTTCGCTGAACCGGCCCATCCCTACAGCGCGGCGCTCATTGCGGCGAGCCCCTCCACGGCGCAGCGCAAGCGCGTTTTCCAACCACTCAAAGGCGAGCTGCCCTCCCCTCTGGCGCCGCCCGGCGGGTGCCCGTTCCACCCTCGCTGCGAGCACGCGATGGCAATATGCCGTGACGTTCGCCCGGCTCTGAAAGAGATCGCCCCCGGACGTAGCGCAGCCTGCCATCTCCACAATTTGGACAACACATGA
- a CDS encoding alpha/beta hydrolase — MTTTTLSPEIGRSSLTFVDSHHPDRLIEVNFYRPAGHGPDDPVVIVQHGMLRNGDEYRDFWIPAAEKHRILIAAPTFSDASFPGPESYNNGLVIQDGGSVRPVEKWLYGIPARVLAALQEGGVTRRAKAWLFGHSAGGQFAHRMLATQDHGSFEAVIAGNPGWYTLPTLERSFPEGLGGLGFDETSIARWFAYPMHIFAGDQDISTDDPNLPAQAEALRQGPHRYGRAQFVYDFARREAERLGLPFRWKLIRVEGVGHDGAAMSRAAAAYWFEGRIPPAEELITAEVGAL; from the coding sequence ATGACGACAACGACTCTTAGCCCTGAAATCGGCCGTAGCTCGCTTACCTTCGTCGATTCTCATCATCCTGACAGGCTGATCGAGGTCAACTTCTATCGCCCGGCCGGCCACGGTCCCGACGATCCGGTCGTCATCGTCCAGCATGGCATGCTTCGCAACGGCGACGAGTATCGGGATTTCTGGATTCCAGCCGCGGAGAAGCATCGCATCCTGATTGCCGCACCCACCTTCTCCGACGCGTCCTTCCCAGGACCGGAATCGTACAACAACGGCTTGGTGATCCAGGACGGCGGAAGCGTGCGTCCTGTCGAGAAGTGGCTCTATGGCATTCCGGCCCGCGTCCTGGCCGCCCTGCAGGAAGGTGGCGTGACGCGTCGCGCGAAGGCGTGGCTCTTCGGTCACTCAGCCGGAGGACAGTTCGCGCACCGGATGCTTGCAACGCAGGATCATGGCTCCTTCGAGGCCGTCATCGCGGGCAATCCGGGCTGGTACACATTGCCAACCCTGGAGCGCAGCTTCCCTGAAGGACTCGGCGGCCTCGGCTTCGATGAAACCAGTATAGCGCGCTGGTTCGCTTATCCGATGCACATCTTCGCGGGCGATCAGGACATCAGCACCGACGATCCGAACCTGCCGGCGCAGGCGGAGGCCCTTAGGCAGGGGCCACATCGCTACGGGCGTGCGCAATTCGTCTACGATTTCGCCCGCCGCGAAGCCGAACGCCTCGGACTTCCCTTCCGTTGGAAGCTGATCCGCGTCGAAGGCGTGGGCCATGACGGTGCCGCCATGTCCCGCGCGGCCGCCGCTTACTGGTTCGAAGGGCGTATTCCACCGGCTGAAGAGCTGATCACGGCTGAAGTGGGCGCCTTGTAA
- a CDS encoding M20 family metallopeptidase — protein sequence MNVRNDIWQHVDAAKSRLIALSDRIWGMPEVCYTEVCSAAEHAAELRHQGFRVTEGVAGIPTAIIGEAGEGGPVIAFLGEYDALPGLSQESGVAEHRPIEPGGHGHGCGHNLLGSGAMLAAIALKNWLAEKGIPGRVRYYGCPAEEGGAAKTFMVRAGAFDDADIAISWHPYSFWEVAPALSLANTRADFAFTGRAAHAAASPHLGRSALDAVELMNVGVNYMREHMPSDARVHYALLDTGGIAPNVVQAYARVRYSIRAMDLQGMLDLVERVHKIAQGAALMTETSVEMRIVSAVSNTLGNTPLEHALHNAMEELGAPPFDEADRDFARKIRATLSDQEIASVYRAIGQPRTDAPLADFLTPLDSPRKPMIGSTDIGDVSWVVPTVQAHAPTVAIGTPFHTWQVVAQGKMPAAHKAMVHVAKAMAATGMAAITDPSLITAAKDDLAQRTRETPYVSPLREGVEPPLDMSRI from the coding sequence ATGAACGTCCGAAATGACATCTGGCAGCATGTGGATGCCGCGAAGAGCCGCCTCATTGCCTTGAGCGACCGCATCTGGGGGATGCCGGAGGTCTGCTACACCGAGGTGTGCTCGGCCGCCGAACATGCCGCGGAACTGCGCCACCAGGGCTTTCGTGTCACCGAGGGTGTCGCTGGCATCCCGACCGCGATCATCGGCGAAGCCGGTGAAGGCGGCCCGGTCATCGCATTCCTCGGCGAGTACGACGCGCTTCCGGGGCTCAGCCAGGAATCGGGCGTTGCGGAGCATCGTCCCATCGAGCCCGGCGGCCATGGACATGGATGCGGTCACAATCTCCTCGGATCGGGCGCGATGCTGGCCGCGATTGCCTTGAAGAACTGGCTTGCGGAGAAGGGCATTCCAGGCCGCGTCCGGTATTACGGCTGCCCGGCTGAGGAAGGTGGCGCGGCCAAGACCTTCATGGTTCGCGCCGGAGCCTTCGACGACGCCGATATCGCGATATCATGGCATCCCTACAGTTTCTGGGAGGTCGCGCCCGCACTGTCTCTTGCCAACACGCGCGCCGATTTCGCCTTTACGGGCCGAGCCGCTCACGCGGCCGCTTCGCCCCATCTGGGGCGAAGCGCGCTCGATGCGGTCGAGTTGATGAACGTAGGCGTGAACTACATGCGCGAGCACATGCCGTCCGACGCGCGCGTGCATTACGCCCTGCTCGACACGGGCGGCATCGCGCCGAACGTGGTGCAGGCCTATGCCCGCGTGCGCTATTCGATCCGTGCCATGGACCTTCAGGGTATGCTCGACCTCGTCGAGCGCGTGCATAAGATCGCGCAGGGCGCCGCCCTCATGACGGAAACCAGTGTCGAGATGCGGATCGTCAGCGCCGTCTCGAACACGCTTGGAAACACGCCGCTCGAACATGCTCTGCATAATGCCATGGAGGAACTCGGAGCTCCACCCTTCGACGAGGCCGACCGTGACTTTGCCCGGAAGATCCGCGCAACCCTGTCGGACCAGGAGATTGCATCGGTCTACCGAGCCATCGGCCAGCCGAGGACCGATGCCCCTCTCGCCGATTTCCTGACGCCGCTCGACTCGCCGCGCAAGCCGATGATCGGTTCGACCGATATCGGCGACGTGAGCTGGGTGGTGCCGACCGTCCAGGCGCACGCGCCGACGGTCGCTATCGGCACACCGTTTCACACATGGCAGGTCGTAGCCCAGGGCAAGATGCCGGCGGCGCACAAGGCGATGGTGCATGTTGCCAAGGCCATGGCAGCCACCGGGATGGCCGCGATAACCGATCCATCCCTGATAACCGCCGCCAAGGACGATCTCGCCCAGAGGACACGGGAAACCCCATATGTGAGCCCGCTTCGCGAGGGCGTCGAGCCACCCTTGGATATGTCGCGTATCTGA
- a CDS encoding aminotransferase class III-fold pyridoxal phosphate-dependent enzyme: MREASPMCPVQVANQTWWENVLLEHYGIQASLTPLDGEYDLNFAVHQDGRRTHVLKVMRPGCETSLIEVQCQALDHIAQHGPEVVVPRVVKARDGSRFVSTPDQDGEERLVWLITNLPGRVYAQTSPQTHSLLREIGATLAMMDRALEGFTHPALGRDIKWDLRRSGWIQDATDLIDGAGRREIVERIVAAFDDGLLGRLNALPTTAIHNDINDYNMLVDASTGESRLSGIIDFGDMIDAPVIAELAIAGAYAVLGQERPVAALAALVAGYDSVRPLSDEELALLFPLVLTRLAVSVTNSAIVKREKPDDPYVTISEQPAWAFLEANSSLAPDLVLACLRVTCGRAGHPRSDAVMGWIESHRGRFASMFGRNLDGIPVIDLSVAGPASPRNPFDLDADDLDDAVAEAMGGADIALGRYGEPRLIYTGPEFRKAPYAGSHRRTVHIAVDVFVDAGIEVRAPLDGVVHAVELRTSPLDYGGVAVLEHTTPDGDRFYTLYGHLAADVVTRLAPGQTVIAGEVIALIGDRTENGGWTPHVHFQLGLTTLGRGADWPGVADPDESAGWMALYPNGAALLNLADEDTAAVTITTDTVLPQRRKRFAGNLKLSYRRPITLLRGYKQFLFDQDGRTYLDGYNNVPHVGHCHPRIVAAAERQNRLLNTNTRYLHPAQVEYADALTSRLPDELSVCFFVNSGSEANELALRLARAHTGAVDTIAMDSGYHGNTNTAIDISPYKFNGPGGRGAPDWVDVVPVADPYRGPYKGSDPEAGRKYADHVRAAVERIQARNRRVAAFICEIFPSVGGQIIPPPDYYRQAYSAIRSVGGVCIADEVQTGLGRIGTHQWGFETQGVVPDIVVLGKPMGNGHPIGAVVTTPAIAASFANGMEFFSTFGGSTLACVIGREVLRVVDEEALQEQALDVGTFMLDGLRELQKEHAVIGDVRGSGLFIGVELIKDHDTLEPAQRQASYIVNRLREHRILIGTDGPLDNVLKIRPPLCFTREDASHLLGRLATVLREEPCRM; encoded by the coding sequence ATGAGAGAGGCATCGCCGATGTGTCCCGTCCAGGTGGCCAACCAAACATGGTGGGAAAACGTGCTCCTGGAGCACTACGGCATCCAGGCCTCTCTCACTCCCCTGGACGGGGAATACGATCTGAATTTCGCCGTTCACCAGGATGGAAGGAGAACCCATGTCCTGAAGGTGATGCGGCCGGGATGCGAGACCTCGCTCATCGAGGTGCAATGCCAAGCGCTCGACCATATCGCGCAGCATGGCCCGGAGGTGGTCGTGCCCCGTGTCGTGAAGGCGCGTGACGGATCCCGGTTCGTGTCGACACCCGATCAAGATGGTGAGGAACGGTTGGTCTGGCTCATCACGAACCTCCCCGGCCGCGTCTATGCGCAAACGAGCCCGCAGACCCATTCCCTGCTGCGCGAAATCGGCGCCACCCTGGCGATGATGGATCGCGCTCTCGAGGGCTTCACACACCCTGCCCTTGGGCGAGACATCAAATGGGATCTGCGCCGATCCGGATGGATCCAAGATGCGACCGACCTGATCGATGGCGCCGGCAGGCGGGAGATCGTCGAGCGGATTGTCGCCGCATTCGACGATGGCCTGCTGGGCCGCCTCAACGCCCTTCCCACCACGGCGATTCACAACGACATCAACGACTACAACATGCTCGTGGATGCGAGCACGGGGGAGTCGCGGCTGTCGGGAATCATCGACTTCGGCGACATGATCGACGCTCCCGTGATCGCGGAACTCGCAATCGCCGGAGCCTACGCGGTTCTCGGTCAGGAGCGCCCCGTTGCGGCTCTTGCGGCGCTTGTCGCCGGGTACGACAGCGTCCGGCCGTTGAGCGACGAAGAACTAGCCCTGCTCTTTCCCCTTGTCCTGACGCGACTTGCCGTGAGCGTCACGAACTCCGCAATCGTCAAACGGGAGAAGCCCGACGACCCGTATGTCACGATATCCGAGCAGCCGGCCTGGGCTTTCCTGGAGGCGAATTCCAGCCTTGCGCCCGACTTGGTACTCGCGTGCCTTCGAGTCACGTGCGGACGGGCCGGACACCCCCGTTCCGATGCGGTGATGGGCTGGATCGAAAGCCATAGAGGCCGGTTCGCCTCGATGTTCGGCCGGAATCTCGACGGAATTCCGGTCATCGACCTGAGCGTCGCCGGTCCCGCATCCCCCCGCAACCCGTTCGATCTTGACGCCGACGACCTGGACGACGCGGTCGCCGAAGCGATGGGGGGTGCCGACATCGCGCTCGGCCGCTATGGCGAGCCGCGTCTCATCTACACGGGGCCTGAGTTCCGGAAGGCCCCCTATGCGGGATCCCACAGACGCACGGTCCACATCGCCGTGGACGTGTTCGTCGATGCCGGCATCGAGGTCCGGGCACCCCTCGACGGCGTCGTGCATGCCGTCGAGCTCCGCACCTCGCCGCTCGACTATGGTGGCGTGGCAGTCCTGGAACACACGACGCCGGACGGCGACAGGTTCTATACGCTCTACGGTCACTTGGCCGCAGACGTCGTCACACGCCTTGCGCCCGGGCAGACCGTGATCGCCGGGGAGGTCATCGCTCTCATCGGTGATCGGACGGAGAACGGCGGCTGGACTCCTCATGTCCATTTTCAGCTCGGCCTGACCACACTGGGTCGCGGGGCGGATTGGCCCGGCGTCGCCGATCCTGACGAGTCCGCCGGATGGATGGCACTGTACCCCAATGGTGCGGCACTCCTGAACCTGGCCGATGAGGATACCGCCGCCGTCACCATCACGACAGACACCGTCCTGCCTCAGCGCAGGAAGCGCTTCGCCGGCAACCTGAAGCTCTCCTATCGCAGGCCTATCACCTTGCTCCGGGGCTACAAGCAGTTCCTGTTCGATCAAGATGGCCGAACCTACCTCGACGGGTACAACAATGTACCGCACGTGGGTCACTGCCACCCACGGATCGTCGCTGCGGCAGAGCGGCAGAACCGACTGCTCAATACCAACACGCGGTATCTGCACCCAGCGCAGGTTGAGTATGCGGATGCGCTGACGTCGCGGCTTCCGGATGAGCTGAGCGTCTGCTTCTTCGTCAACTCGGGAAGCGAGGCGAACGAACTCGCCCTGCGGCTTGCGCGCGCCCACACCGGAGCCGTCGACACGATCGCGATGGATTCCGGCTACCACGGCAACACCAACACGGCAATCGACATCAGTCCCTACAAGTTCAATGGTCCCGGAGGGCGGGGAGCACCGGACTGGGTTGACGTGGTGCCCGTCGCCGATCCTTACAGGGGTCCATACAAGGGGAGCGACCCAGAGGCAGGGCGGAAGTATGCCGATCACGTCCGCGCGGCCGTCGAACGAATTCAAGCTCGGAACCGGAGGGTCGCCGCCTTCATTTGTGAGATATTCCCAAGCGTCGGCGGGCAGATCATTCCGCCCCCGGACTATTACCGTCAGGCATACTCGGCTATCCGGTCCGTCGGGGGCGTATGCATCGCGGACGAGGTGCAAACCGGTCTCGGACGCATCGGCACCCACCAATGGGGCTTTGAGACTCAAGGGGTTGTGCCCGACATCGTCGTCCTGGGCAAGCCCATGGGGAATGGACATCCCATCGGGGCCGTCGTCACGACCCCGGCAATTGCCGCATCATTCGCAAACGGGATGGAATTCTTCAGCACCTTCGGCGGGAGCACGCTTGCTTGCGTGATCGGCCGCGAGGTCCTTCGCGTCGTCGATGAGGAGGCCCTTCAGGAACAGGCTCTGGACGTCGGCACGTTCATGCTGGATGGACTGCGCGAGCTTCAGAAGGAACACGCGGTGATCGGCGACGTCCGGGGATCTGGCCTCTTCATCGGCGTGGAGTTGATCAAGGACCATGACACCCTCGAGCCGGCGCAAAGGCAGGCGTCGTACATCGTGAACCGCCTTCGCGAGCACCGCATCCTGATCGGCACCGACGGGCCGCTCGACAACGTTCTGAAGATCAGGCCGCCCCTCTGCTTCACCCGCGAGGACGCGTCTCATCTCCTGGGCCGCTTGGCCACCGTGCTCAGAGAAGAACCCTGCCGCATGTAG